The Coffea arabica cultivar ET-39 chromosome 1e, Coffea Arabica ET-39 HiFi, whole genome shotgun sequence genome has a window encoding:
- the LOC113695838 gene encoding thiol protease SEN102-like: protein MSCHSGTGRRWYEATTPPRSFTWLHYGVKTLVRRQVGPTCVPNAVCAALEMAYQIHCRQKILLSEHELIEYGISGSSSFALAWISKNGVSLRDDYLQGKQDGKIIFIYDFIRGPSLHSSDLIKFIFRQPAEFYKIDGKVANVLHTMVAVGWVLDDKNEVYFMVHNSWGSDWGKNGYGWIHQSCIERVRVPILYRDCRVIA from the exons ATGTCCTGCCACTCCGGTACTGGGAGACGCTGGTACGAAGCTACCACACCACCCCGCTCTTTCACCTGGCTGCATTATGGGGTCAAAACTTTGGTCAGACGTCAAG TTGGGCCAACTTGCGTACCAAATGCCGTCTGTGCTGCATTGGAAATGGCGTACCAGATCCATTGCAGGCAGAAGATTCTGCTCTCTGAACACGAACTTATCGAGTACGGCATCTCTGGCTCCTCCTCATTTGCTCTGGCATGGATTTCGAAGAATGGAGTAAGCCTCCGGGACGACTATCTCCAAGGAAAACAG gatgggaaaataatttttatttacgATTTCATTCGTGGTCCTTCCCTCCATTCGAGTGATTTAATCAAATTCATCTTCAGACAGCCAGCT GAATTTTATAAAATTGATGGGAAAGTAGCGAATGTTTTGCACACAATGGTAGCAGTGGGATGGGTGTTGGATGACAAAAATGAAGTGTATTTCATGGTGCACAATTCTTGGGGATCTGACTGGGGCAAGAATGGATATGGCTGGATTCATCAATCGTGCATAGAACGTGTTAGAGTGCCTATACTCTATCGTGATTGCAGAGTCATTGCTTGA